In a single window of the Papaver somniferum cultivar HN1 chromosome 8, ASM357369v1, whole genome shotgun sequence genome:
- the LOC113303094 gene encoding ultraviolet-B receptor UVR8-like isoform X1 has translation MSPALSSLHQTSVHMASENPIVLSWGAGEDGRLGIGENEEKEWVCSIKAVQSEKVSSVVGGSRNSLAICEDGKLFTWGWNQRGTLGHPPETKTENTPTQVKALANVKIVQAAIGGWHCLAVDDQGRAYAWGGNEYGQCGEEPEKKDDSGRALRRDIVIPQGCAPKLKVRQVAAGGTHSVVLTQEGHVWTWGQPWPPGDIKQISTPVRVQGLEKVRLIAVGAFHNLALLEEGVLWAWGNNEYGQLGTGDTQPRSQPVPVQGLSDLTLVDIAAGGWHSTALTAEGEVYGWGRGEHGRLGFGDDKSSKMVPQRVQLLVGEHIIQVSCGGTHSVALTRDGRMFTFGQFGRGDHGRLGYGRKVTTGNPMEVPINLSKSKDVLSGSDDDDTLGQRWYAKFVACGGRHTLAIAVLQPDEEELAEEEN, from the exons ATGTCTCCAGCACTATCTTCCCTTCATCAGACTTCAGTTCACATGGCTTCGGAAAACCCCATTGTCTTATCCTg GGGTGCAGGAGAAGATGGACGGTTAGGTATTGGAGAGAATgaagagaaagaatgggtttgcTCTATCAAAGCTGTTCAATCTGAGAAAGTTTCTTCAGTTGTTGGTGGAAGTAGAAACTCACTTGCTATATGTGAAGATGGAAAG TTGTTCACATGGGGGTGGAATCAAAGAGGAACCTTAGGCCACCCACCAGAAACCAAAACTGAAAATACTCCTACTCAGGTTAAAGCTCTTGCAAATGTAAAGATTGTTCAG GCAGCAATTGGTGGATGGCATTGTTTGGCTGTTGACGATCAAGGCCGAGCTTATGCTTGGG GTGGAAACGAGTATGGTCAATGCGGTGAAGAACCTGAGAAAAAAGATGATAGTGGTAGGGCTTTAAGAAGGGATATCGTAATTCCTCAAGGGTGTGCTCCAAAGCTTAAAGTTCGCCAG GTTGCTGCTGGTGGTACTCACTCTGTTGTGCTTACACAAGAAGGCCATGTATGGACATGGGGACAGCCATGGCCTCCTGGAGATAT TAAACAGATTTCGACTCCAGTTAGAGTACAAGGTCTTGAAAAGGTGAGGCTTATTGCAGTTGGCGCATTCCATAATTTGGCACTCCTAGAAGAAGGCGTGCTATGGGCTTGGGGTAACAATGAGTATGGACAACTAGGGACTGGCGATACACAACCAAGATCGCAACCTGTTCCTGTTCAAGGGCTTTCCGATCTCACCTTG GTTGATATTGCGGCTGGTGGATGGCATTCTACGGCATTGACAGCTGAAGGAGAG GTGTATGGTTGGGGAAGAGGAGAACACGGGAGGCTTGGGTTCGGAGATGACAAGAGCAGTAAAATGGTGCCTCAGAGGGTTCAGCTTCTTGTCGGAGAACACATAATCCAG GTTTCCTGTGGCGGCACCCACTCTGTTGCATTAACTCGCGATGGACGAATGTTCACT TTTGGGCAGTTTGGGCGTGGTGACCATGGACGTCTTGGGTATGGGAGGAAAGTGACTACAGGTAATCCTATGGAAGTACCCATAAACCTTTCAAAGTCAAAGGATGTTCTAAGtggcagtgatgatgatgatactcTAGGCCAAAGATGgtatgctaagtttgttgcttgtGGTGGGCGCCATACTCTAGCAATAGCTGTGCTGCAGCCTGATGAAGAAGAACTAGCAGAAGAAGAAAATTAG
- the LOC113303094 gene encoding ultraviolet-B receptor UVR8-like isoform X2, translating to MSPALSSLHQTSVHMASENPIVLSWGAGEDGRLGIGENEEKEWVCSIKAVQSEKVSSVVGGSRNSLAICEDGKLFTWGWNQRGTLGHPPETKTENTPTQVKALANVKIVQAAIGGWHCLAVDDQGRAYAWGGNEYGQCGEEPEKKDDSGRALRRDIVIPQGCAPKLKVRQVAAGGTHSVVLTQEGHVWTWGQPWPPGDIKQISTPVRVQGLEKVRLIAVGAFHNLALLEEGVLWAWGNNEYGQLGTGDTQPRSQPVPVQGLSDLTLVDIAAGGWHSTALTAEGEVYGWGRGEHGRLGFGDDKSSKMVPQRVQLLVGEHIIQVSCGGTHSVALTRDGRMFTFGRGDHGRLGYGRKVTTGNPMEVPINLSKSKDVLSGSDDDDTLGQRWYAKFVACGGRHTLAIAVLQPDEEELAEEEN from the exons ATGTCTCCAGCACTATCTTCCCTTCATCAGACTTCAGTTCACATGGCTTCGGAAAACCCCATTGTCTTATCCTg GGGTGCAGGAGAAGATGGACGGTTAGGTATTGGAGAGAATgaagagaaagaatgggtttgcTCTATCAAAGCTGTTCAATCTGAGAAAGTTTCTTCAGTTGTTGGTGGAAGTAGAAACTCACTTGCTATATGTGAAGATGGAAAG TTGTTCACATGGGGGTGGAATCAAAGAGGAACCTTAGGCCACCCACCAGAAACCAAAACTGAAAATACTCCTACTCAGGTTAAAGCTCTTGCAAATGTAAAGATTGTTCAG GCAGCAATTGGTGGATGGCATTGTTTGGCTGTTGACGATCAAGGCCGAGCTTATGCTTGGG GTGGAAACGAGTATGGTCAATGCGGTGAAGAACCTGAGAAAAAAGATGATAGTGGTAGGGCTTTAAGAAGGGATATCGTAATTCCTCAAGGGTGTGCTCCAAAGCTTAAAGTTCGCCAG GTTGCTGCTGGTGGTACTCACTCTGTTGTGCTTACACAAGAAGGCCATGTATGGACATGGGGACAGCCATGGCCTCCTGGAGATAT TAAACAGATTTCGACTCCAGTTAGAGTACAAGGTCTTGAAAAGGTGAGGCTTATTGCAGTTGGCGCATTCCATAATTTGGCACTCCTAGAAGAAGGCGTGCTATGGGCTTGGGGTAACAATGAGTATGGACAACTAGGGACTGGCGATACACAACCAAGATCGCAACCTGTTCCTGTTCAAGGGCTTTCCGATCTCACCTTG GTTGATATTGCGGCTGGTGGATGGCATTCTACGGCATTGACAGCTGAAGGAGAG GTGTATGGTTGGGGAAGAGGAGAACACGGGAGGCTTGGGTTCGGAGATGACAAGAGCAGTAAAATGGTGCCTCAGAGGGTTCAGCTTCTTGTCGGAGAACACATAATCCAG GTTTCCTGTGGCGGCACCCACTCTGTTGCATTAACTCGCGATGGACGAATGTTCACT TTTGGGCGTGGTGACCATGGACGTCTTGGGTATGGGAGGAAAGTGACTACAGGTAATCCTATGGAAGTACCCATAAACCTTTCAAAGTCAAAGGATGTTCTAAGtggcagtgatgatgatgatactcTAGGCCAAAGATGgtatgctaagtttgttgcttgtGGTGGGCGCCATACTCTAGCAATAGCTGTGCTGCAGCCTGATGAAGAAGAACTAGCAGAAGAAGAAAATTAG
- the LOC113303093 gene encoding CTL-like protein DDB_G0274487 yields MGNVSLFQSRQFLHFIMTDFQGSSSSEIDSTTQQDGVRRINNVSQSTSPGLDTEPSRGWRDVFWSGIFTIHLIGLGFVLAVLGINRFQRADRLKIDQYTYGFIENQSHLTETYWPFYAVAGAVGTVLGWIWLLLLGSKAQQMMKVSVHILTTYLAVISVFCFWGGQIFWGIAFAIAASLQFLYVISVIDRLPFTMLVLRKAVKMVWSLPEVLTLTGVFMMVMLLWMVIWSFGAAGVVATSIGDGGRWWLLLVLSVSLFWTGAVLCNTVHVIVSGMVFLVLIHGGRESATMPPKPLVKSLRYAVTTSFGSICYGSLFTAAIRTLRWEIRGIRSKIGNNECLLCCVDFLFHIVETLVRFFNKYAYVQIAVHGKNFNSSARDAWELFQSTGVEALIAYDCSGAVLFMGTILGGLITGTCAGIWTWHKTSDRVFMVGCTAMLMGFILVGLAMAVVESAVTSIYICYAEDPSLIHRWDPEFFDQLSEALQQRLQHRSARNREVVLDNRFDIHVQQTVVPV; encoded by the exons ATGggaaatgtctctctttttcaaAGTAGGCAATTTTTACACTTTATCATGACTGACTTTCAGGGTTCCTCTTCCTCTGAAATCGACTCCACCACTCAACAG GATGGTGTAAGAAGAATTAATAATGTTAGTCAATCAACTTCACCTGGGCTGGATACTGAACCTTCAAGAGGTTGGAGAGATGTTTTCTGGTCAGGAATTTTTACCATACATTTGATAGGATTAGGGTTTGTACTGGCAGTACTTGGAATTAATAGGTTTCAAAGGGCAGATAGACTTAAGATTGATCAATATACTTACGGATTTATTGAGAATCAATCACATTTAACTGAAACTTATTGGCCATTTTACGCTGTTGCTGGTGCTGTTGGGACTGTTCTTGGATGGATTTGGCTGCTATTACTTGGTTCTAAAGCACAGCAAATGATGAAAGTTTCTGTACATATTTTGACTACTTATCTTGCTGTCATAAGCGTATTCTGTTTTTGGGGAGGACAGATATTTTGGGGTATTGCATTCGCAATTGCTGCTTCTCTCCAATTTCTATATGTAATTTCAGTTATCGACAG ACTTCCTTTTACTATGTTGGTGCTGCGGAAGGCTGTGAAAATGGTTTGGAGCCTTCCCGAAGTTTTGACATTAACTGGTGTATTTATGATGGTTATGCTTTTATGgatggtaatatggtcatttggtGCTGCTGGTGTTGTTGCTACAAGTATCGGTGACGGTGGACGCTGGTGGCTACTTCTG GTGCTTTCGGTGAGTTTATTCTGGACTGGTGCTGTCCTATGTAATACGGTACATGTAATAGTATCTGGAATGGTGTTTCTTGTTCTAATACATGGTGGCCGAGAATCAGCAACAATGCCTCCCAAACCATTGGTGAAATCTCTAAGGTATGCTGTGACAACATCATTTGGAAGTATCTGCTATGGATCGCTCTTTACGGCTGCTATCAGGACATTGCGATGGGAG ATCAGGGGAATTCGATCCAAGATTGGTAACAACGAGTGTTTGCTTTGCTGTGTTGATTTTCTGTTTCATATTGTAGAGACACTTGTTCGGTTTTTCAACAAGTATGCATACGTCCAG ATAGCAGTTCACGGTAAAAACTTCAATTCTTCAGCAAGGGATGCGTGGGAGCTTTTTCAATCAACTGGTGTTGAAGCGCTTATTGCATACGACTGCTCAGGTGCAGTTCTATTTATGGGAACCATATTGGGTGGGCTAATTACTGGAACCTGTGCAGGAATTTGGACATGGCATAAAACTAGTGATAGAGTGTTTATGGTAGGGTGTACTGCTATGTTAATGGGTTTCATCTTG GTTGGACTGGCAATGGCAGTTGTAGAGAGTGCTGTTACATCTATATACATCTGCTATGCTGAAGATCCCTCTCTGATCCATAGATGGGATCCAGAATTCTTCGACCAGCTGTCAGAAGCATTACAACAACGCTTACAACACAGGAGCGCGCGAAATAGAGAAGTAGTATTAGATAACCGCTTCGACATTCATGTACAACAAACAGTGGTCCCTGTTTAG